In uncultured Cohaesibacter sp., a genomic segment contains:
- a CDS encoding ABC transporter substrate-binding protein — protein sequence MTLSKKSLLVAAAIGAMAFAAPSQAQTFKYAFQGDLGSLDPYSLNETFTLGFQGNIYDALTAYDENLKLIPGLATSWENPAPDKWILHLREGVKFHNGNDFNADDVIFSWKRAQTEGSDLRGRAGQISDMKKIDDFTIEATTSQPNAVIMQDLTLLYIMDKEWCEEHDTVEATSPSDTNTNNYANLHENGTGPFMVVERQPDVKTTLVRFDGYWKDIKSNVKDIEFTPITQASTRVAALISGEMDLVYPVAVQDWKRLDEAEGVKPLTGPEARTIFLGMDQFRDELLYSNIKGKNPFKDKKVREAFAHAINLDAIKKKIMRDSSTSAGILIAPQINGYNAEIAEPYNYDPKLSKKLLEEAGYPDGFEVSMDCPNDRYVNDEKVCQAVASMLAKVGIKIDLNAQPKSKYFAKILPTGGFDTSFYLLGWTPGSIDAHNAIVNLMHSFDKDAQKGMFNLGHYSNARVDELTDEIGKETDPTKRQAMIDEAFQIVKDEVGYLPLHQQPLSWGVREGVSVVQRADNILDFRNVVLPE from the coding sequence ATGACACTTTCTAAAAAATCACTGTTGGTGGCTGCAGCTATCGGGGCCATGGCTTTTGCCGCTCCTTCGCAAGCGCAAACATTCAAATATGCATTTCAGGGCGATCTGGGCTCTCTGGACCCATACAGCCTCAATGAGACATTTACGCTCGGTTTCCAGGGTAATATCTATGATGCCTTGACCGCCTATGACGAAAATCTGAAACTTATTCCGGGACTAGCCACTTCCTGGGAAAATCCGGCGCCGGACAAATGGATCTTGCATCTGCGTGAAGGTGTGAAGTTCCATAATGGCAACGATTTTAATGCCGATGACGTGATCTTCTCCTGGAAGCGTGCCCAGACCGAAGGGTCTGACCTTCGCGGCCGTGCCGGTCAGATCTCCGACATGAAGAAAATCGATGACTTCACCATTGAGGCCACCACGTCTCAGCCCAATGCTGTCATCATGCAGGATCTTACGCTGCTTTACATCATGGACAAGGAATGGTGCGAAGAGCATGACACGGTAGAAGCCACCAGCCCGAGCGATACCAACACCAACAACTATGCAAACCTGCATGAGAACGGCACTGGCCCATTCATGGTTGTTGAGCGTCAGCCTGATGTGAAAACCACTCTGGTTCGCTTTGATGGCTATTGGAAAGACATCAAGAGCAACGTCAAGGATATCGAATTCACCCCCATCACGCAGGCTTCCACGCGCGTAGCCGCTCTGATTTCCGGTGAGATGGATCTGGTTTACCCGGTTGCCGTGCAGGACTGGAAACGTCTGGACGAAGCTGAAGGCGTAAAGCCTCTGACCGGCCCTGAAGCCCGTACCATTTTCCTTGGCATGGACCAGTTCCGCGACGAACTGCTCTATTCCAACATCAAGGGCAAGAACCCGTTCAAGGACAAGAAAGTCCGTGAAGCCTTCGCTCATGCCATCAATCTTGATGCGATCAAGAAGAAGATCATGCGCGATTCTTCCACTTCTGCCGGTATCCTGATCGCGCCTCAGATCAACGGTTACAACGCCGAGATCGCAGAGCCCTATAATTATGATCCGAAGCTCTCCAAGAAACTGCTCGAAGAAGCCGGTTATCCAGATGGTTTTGAAGTCAGCATGGATTGCCCGAACGACCGTTATGTCAATGACGAGAAGGTCTGTCAGGCCGTTGCTTCGATGCTTGCCAAGGTTGGCATCAAGATTGATCTCAACGCTCAGCCAAAATCGAAATATTTTGCCAAGATTTTGCCTACCGGCGGCTTTGACACCAGCTTCTATCTGCTTGGCTGGACTCCGGGCTCCATCGATGCGCACAACGCTATCGTTAACCTGATGCACTCTTTCGACAAGGATGCACAGAAGGGCATGTTCAACCTCGGTCATTATTCCAATGCCCGCGTCGATGAACTGACCGACGAAATCGGCAAGGAAACGGATCCGACCAAACGTCAGGCCATGATCGATGAAGCATTCCAGATCGTGAAAGACGAAGTCGGTTATCTGCCTTTGCACCAGCAGCCTCTTTCCTGGGGCGTGCGTGAAGGCGTTTCTGTTGTCCAGCGCGCCGACAATATTCTGGACTTCCGCAACGTTGTTCTTCCTGAATAA